The following are from one region of the Rhizobium sullae genome:
- a CDS encoding Hsp33 family molecular chaperone: MAEIASALGEFDFAGDDHVVPFQVEGLDVRGRAVQLGPMLDAILARHHYPAPVARLLAEVIVLTVLLGTSLKFEGKFTVQTKGDGPVDLLVADFSTPQNVRAYARFDQALLDKAVAAGETEPEQLLGKGVLAFTIDQGKFSQPYQGIVALDGTSLEDIAGTYFRQSEQIPTRVRLAAAELFDRDQAGQPRHRWRAGGLIAQFLPEAPERMRQPDLHGGDGDNAALAHKEDDTWTEARALVDTIDADELTDPQVGIERLLFRLFHERGVRVFGTREVIDRCSCSRDKIKNVLKGFSEEEIDASQENGEIAVTCEFCSTTYRFEVVEVASAAE, from the coding sequence ATGGCAGAAATTGCAAGTGCTCTCGGCGAGTTCGATTTCGCTGGCGATGATCACGTAGTCCCATTTCAGGTAGAAGGCCTCGATGTGCGTGGCCGCGCCGTCCAACTCGGGCCTATGCTGGATGCGATCCTCGCGCGCCATCATTATCCTGCACCCGTCGCCCGGCTGCTTGCTGAAGTTATCGTGCTGACGGTACTTCTCGGGACGTCCCTCAAGTTCGAAGGCAAATTTACGGTGCAGACAAAAGGCGACGGCCCTGTCGATCTTCTCGTTGCCGATTTCTCGACGCCGCAGAATGTGCGCGCCTATGCACGCTTCGATCAGGCCTTGCTCGACAAGGCGGTCGCTGCCGGCGAAACCGAGCCGGAACAGCTTCTCGGCAAGGGCGTGCTGGCTTTCACGATCGACCAGGGCAAGTTCAGCCAGCCCTATCAGGGCATCGTGGCGCTTGACGGCACCTCGCTCGAAGATATCGCCGGCACCTATTTCCGGCAGTCGGAGCAAATCCCGACGCGCGTCCGCCTAGCGGCTGCCGAACTGTTCGATCGCGACCAGGCGGGCCAGCCGCGCCACCGCTGGCGGGCGGGCGGGCTCATTGCCCAATTCTTGCCGGAAGCGCCGGAGCGTATGCGTCAGCCCGACCTCCACGGCGGCGACGGCGATAACGCCGCTCTGGCACACAAGGAAGACGACACCTGGACCGAAGCGCGCGCGCTGGTCGACACCATCGATGCGGACGAACTGACGGATCCGCAGGTCGGCATCGAACGCCTGCTCTTCCGCCTCTTTCACGAGCGCGGAGTGCGTGTTTTCGGTACCCGGGAAGTCATTGATCGCTGCAGTTGCTCGCGCGACAAGATCAAGAACGTGCTGAAGGGCTTTTCTGAGGAAGAGATCGATGCCAGTCAGGAGAACGGCGAGATTGCCGTCACTTGCGAGTTCTGCTCCACGACCTATCGTTTTGAAGTCGTGGAAGTCGCATCGGCTGCCGAGTGA
- the apaG gene encoding Co2+/Mg2+ efflux protein ApaG: MYRALTRDIEVVVEPFYLEEQSDPDDDRYVWGYRIVISNKSDLTVRLINRYWNITDQSGIVDEVSGPGVVGEQPRLEPGDTYEYSSGCPLDTPSGLMFGHYQMETDDGELFDVEIPAFSLDSPGLLRVLN; the protein is encoded by the coding sequence ATGTACCGCGCCCTCACACGAGATATCGAAGTCGTCGTCGAGCCCTTTTATCTGGAGGAGCAATCCGATCCGGACGACGATCGCTATGTCTGGGGCTACCGGATCGTTATCAGCAATAAATCGGACCTGACCGTGCGGCTCATCAATCGCTACTGGAACATCACCGATCAGAGCGGCATCGTGGACGAAGTGAGTGGCCCGGGCGTCGTGGGCGAGCAGCCCCGGCTGGAACCCGGCGATACCTACGAATACTCATCCGGCTGTCCGCTCGATACGCCCTCCGGCCTCATGTTCGGCCATTACCAGATGGAAACGGATGACGGCGAGCTTTTCGATGTCGAAATACCCGCCTTCTCGCTGGACTCCCCCGGGCTGCTCAGAGTGCTGAACTGA
- a CDS encoding O-succinylhomoserine sulfhydrylase, translated as MSKTWRPATQLVHGGTLRSQYGETSEAIFLTQGFVYDTSEAAEARFKGETDGFIYARYGSPTNDMFEKRMCALEGAEDARATASGMAAVTAAILCQLKAGDHIVAARALFGSCRWVVETLAPKYGIECTLIDGRYLENWEKAIRPATKVFFLESPTNPTLEVIDIAGVAKLANQVGAKVVVDNVFATPLFQKPLELGAHIVVYSATKHIDGQGRCLGGVVLSDKEWIDENLHDYFRHTGPAMSPFNAWTLLKGIETLPLRVKQQTASAARIADFLAEQRQVANVIYPGRKDHPQADIIAKQMSGGSTLVAFELKGGKEAAFALQNALDIIKISNNLGDSKSLITHPATTTHKNLTDEARAELGISAGTVRLSLGIEDAEDLIEDFAQALSKVRS; from the coding sequence ATGAGCAAGACTTGGCGCCCGGCAACTCAACTCGTTCACGGCGGAACTCTGCGCTCGCAATATGGCGAGACTTCGGAAGCGATCTTCCTGACGCAGGGTTTCGTCTATGATACGTCGGAAGCGGCTGAAGCCCGCTTCAAGGGCGAGACGGACGGCTTTATCTATGCCCGCTACGGAAGCCCGACCAACGACATGTTCGAAAAGCGGATGTGTGCGCTCGAAGGCGCCGAAGACGCCCGCGCCACCGCTTCTGGCATGGCTGCCGTCACCGCGGCGATCCTCTGCCAATTGAAGGCCGGCGACCATATTGTTGCCGCCCGTGCGCTCTTCGGCTCCTGCCGGTGGGTTGTCGAAACGCTGGCGCCGAAATACGGTATCGAATGCACGCTCATCGACGGCCGCTACCTCGAAAACTGGGAAAAGGCGATCCGTCCGGCGACGAAGGTCTTCTTCCTTGAAAGCCCGACGAACCCGACGCTGGAAGTGATCGATATCGCAGGTGTTGCCAAGCTCGCGAATCAGGTCGGCGCCAAGGTGGTCGTCGACAACGTCTTTGCGACGCCGCTCTTCCAGAAGCCTCTGGAACTCGGCGCCCATATCGTCGTCTATTCCGCGACCAAGCATATCGACGGCCAGGGCCGCTGCCTCGGCGGCGTCGTGCTTTCCGACAAGGAATGGATCGACGAAAACCTGCACGACTACTTCCGCCATACAGGTCCGGCGATGTCGCCATTCAATGCCTGGACGCTTCTGAAGGGGATCGAAACGCTACCACTGCGCGTCAAGCAGCAGACGGCAAGTGCGGCCAGGATCGCCGACTTCCTCGCCGAGCAGAGGCAGGTGGCAAACGTGATCTATCCGGGGCGCAAGGACCATCCCCAGGCCGACATCATCGCCAAGCAGATGTCCGGCGGCTCCACGCTCGTCGCATTCGAGTTGAAGGGCGGGAAGGAAGCCGCCTTCGCGTTGCAAAATGCGCTCGATATCATCAAAATCTCAAACAATCTCGGCGATTCCAAGAGCCTGATCACCCATCCGGCAACCACGACGCACAAGAACCTGACCGACGAAGCGCGCGCGGAACTCGGCATTTCCGCCGGCACGGTTCGCCTTTCGCTCGGCATCGAGGATGCAGAAGACCTGATCGAAGATTTCGCTCAGGCTCTTTCAAAGGTTAGGTCCTGA
- a CDS encoding 2'-deoxycytidine 5'-triphosphate deaminase, which translates to MMARETGILADRAIAALFETGRLTTERELDRDQIQPASLDLRLGAKAFRVRASFMPGPSHLVADKLDRLSLHVIDLSEGAVLETGCVYIVPLMERLDLPAEMSASANPKSSTGRLDIFTRVITDYAQEFDKIPAGYSGPLYLEISPRTFPVVVRRGSRLSQIRFRVGHSILGEPELQALHDAETLVASAKPNVSGGGIALSIDLAGDKEGLIGYRGKHHTAVVDVDKKAEHDIFDFWEPLYSRGSNELILDPDEFYILVSREAVHVPPHYAAEMTPFDPLVGEFRVHYAGFFDPGFGHAPAGGMGSRAVLEVRSHEVPFILEDGQIVGRLVYEHMLEKPESLYGTGLGSNYQAQGLKLSKHFRI; encoded by the coding sequence ATGATGGCTCGCGAAACTGGAATCTTGGCCGATCGCGCAATAGCCGCGTTGTTTGAAACCGGCCGCCTCACGACGGAGCGGGAACTGGACCGCGATCAGATCCAGCCGGCCAGCCTGGACCTGCGCCTGGGCGCCAAGGCGTTCCGCGTTAGGGCAAGTTTCATGCCGGGTCCATCGCATCTCGTTGCCGATAAGCTCGACCGGCTGAGCCTGCATGTCATCGACCTCTCCGAAGGTGCCGTGCTCGAAACGGGTTGCGTCTATATCGTGCCTCTGATGGAGCGGCTCGATCTTCCGGCTGAAATGTCTGCCTCGGCCAATCCGAAAAGCTCGACCGGCCGCCTCGACATCTTCACCCGCGTCATTACCGACTACGCGCAGGAATTCGACAAGATTCCTGCCGGTTATTCCGGCCCGCTCTATCTGGAAATCAGCCCGCGCACGTTCCCCGTCGTCGTACGCCGCGGCTCGCGCCTTTCGCAGATACGCTTCCGTGTCGGGCATTCCATTCTCGGCGAGCCGGAACTGCAGGCGCTGCATGATGCGGAAACGCTGGTCGCAAGCGCCAAGCCCAACGTTTCCGGCGGCGGCATTGCGCTCTCGATCGACCTGGCTGGCGACAAGGAGGGCTTGATCGGCTATCGCGGCAAGCATCACACGGCCGTCGTGGATGTCGACAAGAAGGCCGAGCACGATATCTTCGATTTCTGGGAGCCGCTTTACAGTCGCGGCAGCAACGAGCTGATCCTCGACCCGGATGAGTTCTATATCCTCGTTTCGCGCGAGGCCGTGCACGTTCCGCCGCACTATGCCGCCGAAATGACGCCCTTCGATCCGCTCGTCGGCGAGTTTCGCGTGCATTACGCCGGCTTCTTCGATCCGGGCTTCGGTCACGCGCCCGCCGGCGGTATGGGCAGCCGCGCCGTCCTCGAGGTCCGCAGCCACGAAGTGCCCTTCATCCTCGAGGACGGCCAGATCGTCGGCCGCCTGGTTTACGAGCACATGCTGGAAAAGCCCGAAAGCCTCTATGGCACCGGCCTTGGATCGAATTATCAGGCTCAGGGCCTGAAGCTCTCCAAACATTTCCGCATCTGA